A genome region from Natronosalvus rutilus includes the following:
- a CDS encoding HIT family protein: protein MSTIFSQIVAGDIPARVVYEDETTFAFLDANPLAPGHTLVIPRDEYERLNDVPDDVAADLYATIHRLVPVVEDAVDADATTVAFNNGEAAGQEVPHVHCHIVPRFDGDGGGPIHAVAGETPDLEDDELDEIAAAIDERV, encoded by the coding sequence ATGTCGACGATATTCAGCCAGATCGTCGCGGGCGACATCCCCGCGCGGGTCGTGTACGAAGACGAAACCACGTTTGCCTTCCTCGACGCCAATCCGCTCGCACCGGGGCACACCCTCGTGATCCCGAGAGACGAGTACGAGCGGCTGAACGACGTCCCCGATGACGTCGCCGCGGATCTGTACGCGACGATCCACCGCCTCGTGCCGGTGGTCGAAGACGCCGTCGACGCCGATGCGACGACCGTGGCGTTCAACAACGGCGAGGCCGCCGGCCAGGAGGTGCCCCACGTTCACTGCCACATCGTCCCGCGGTTCGACGGCGACGGGGGCGGCCCGATTCACGCCGTCGCGGGCGAGACGCCGGACCTCGAGGACGACGAACTCGACGAGATCGCGGCCGCGATCGACGAACGGGTCTGA
- a CDS encoding DUF5611 family protein: MKEYKMRRGEHLEDRIPDMKATVEDYFGSITTTEEFKGSDLFVVEEPDNPVFERITVGTVQYSGKKDKLAVDFVERDPTELGPDELEAAGEAVSAKNDFLLEATGRDAKSRRESLKRAVEDDPDHDF, from the coding sequence ATGAAGGAGTACAAGATGCGCCGCGGTGAACATCTCGAGGACCGAATCCCCGACATGAAAGCCACCGTCGAAGACTACTTCGGCTCGATCACGACCACCGAGGAGTTCAAGGGAAGCGACCTCTTCGTCGTCGAAGAACCCGACAATCCCGTCTTCGAGCGCATCACAGTCGGCACCGTCCAGTACTCCGGCAAAAAGGACAAACTCGCCGTCGACTTCGTCGAGCGTGACCCCACCGAACTCGGCCCCGACGAACTCGAGGCCGCCGGCGAGGCCGTCTCCGCGAAGAACGACTTCCTGCTCGAGGCCACCGGCCGCGACGCCAAGTCCCGACGCGAGTCGCTCAAGCGAGCCGTCGAGGACGATCCGGACCACGATTTCTAA
- a CDS encoding HD domain-containing protein: protein MTNSDPESGGGSESEYESQVREAFPELEAIADDTLREQVVEAWTLALERGGWQDIHDVPYAWNIHEVDNVEHVRGTTKVALESAEIQREFHGADPDEDVLVAACLLHDVGKCYEYVDFVDDDLVDPDPTYCSEEIPHSISGYALAHEVGCPLAVQRAIPHFLGEVPTRTLEAELVKSANSASSNAITQATMGITLKEWVAEYSQTTE, encoded by the coding sequence ATGACCAATTCCGACCCGGAGTCTGGCGGGGGCTCCGAATCCGAGTACGAATCGCAGGTCCGCGAGGCCTTCCCCGAACTCGAGGCCATCGCGGACGACACCCTCCGTGAGCAGGTCGTCGAGGCCTGGACTCTGGCGCTCGAGCGCGGGGGCTGGCAGGATATCCACGACGTCCCCTACGCCTGGAACATCCACGAGGTCGACAACGTCGAGCACGTCCGCGGGACGACGAAAGTCGCCCTCGAGTCCGCCGAAATCCAGCGCGAGTTCCACGGCGCCGACCCCGACGAGGACGTCCTGGTCGCGGCCTGTCTGCTCCACGACGTGGGCAAGTGTTACGAGTACGTCGACTTCGTCGACGACGACCTGGTCGACCCCGATCCGACCTACTGCAGCGAGGAGATTCCCCACTCGATTTCGGGGTACGCGCTGGCTCACGAGGTCGGCTGTCCGCTCGCAGTCCAGCGGGCGATCCCCCACTTCCTCGGGGAGGTGCCGACCCGGACGCTCGAGGCGGAACTGGTCAAGAGCGCCAACTCGGCGAGTTCGAACGCGATCACCCAGGCGACGATGGGGATCACGCTGAAGGAGTGGGTGGCGGAGTACTCCCAGACGACGGAGTAG
- a CDS encoding DUF5518 domain-containing protein, whose protein sequence is MTDWHAAGIGFLTIVVLSVFGVVAPGLGQLTAGLIGGFVAGYLAGGGLGSGFWHGLLAGSLGGIIAGVILGLFVAVAGVALGPAGAAISSVAGAGIFLAAVVLALVMALESAVAGALGAAINN, encoded by the coding sequence ATGACCGACTGGCATGCGGCTGGCATCGGATTCCTCACGATCGTCGTCCTGAGTGTCTTCGGCGTCGTCGCCCCCGGCCTCGGCCAGCTAACCGCCGGCCTGATCGGCGGGTTCGTCGCCGGCTACCTCGCCGGTGGTGGTCTCGGTTCCGGGTTCTGGCACGGATTGCTCGCCGGATCGCTCGGGGGCATCATCGCCGGCGTGATCCTGGGGCTCTTCGTCGCCGTCGCGGGCGTCGCGCTCGGCCCCGCCGGGGCCGCCATCTCGAGCGTGGCCGGCGCGGGAATATTCCTTGCCGCCGTCGTGCTCGCCCTCGTGATGGCGCTCGAGAGCGCCGTCGCTGGGGCACTTGGGGCCGCGATTAACAACTGA
- a CDS encoding EthD domain-containing protein: MYKHVALLVRKDDLSHEEFVDYWQNEHTPIARDIEGVVRYQTVLPTEPEHAEFDGLAELYFETLEDLHDALGSSGSRDYDPTKEVAVEARADVDNFLDLEGRPRFIGEEIVQKDETDGDTTGLYKHSAFLVRQEGMSHEEFVDHWQNEHTPIARDIEGVVRYATVLPADPENAEFDGIAELYFEELEALYDALGSEDSRDYDPDRGKAKEAREDVDNFLAIEERPRFIGQETLQVDRTDGD, translated from the coding sequence ATGTACAAACACGTCGCGTTGCTGGTCCGGAAGGACGACCTCAGCCACGAGGAGTTCGTCGACTACTGGCAGAACGAGCATACCCCGATCGCCCGCGACATCGAGGGCGTCGTCCGCTACCAGACCGTTCTCCCCACCGAACCCGAACACGCCGAGTTCGACGGCCTCGCCGAACTCTACTTCGAGACGCTCGAGGACCTCCACGACGCGCTGGGCAGTTCCGGCTCCCGGGACTACGACCCGACGAAGGAGGTCGCCGTCGAGGCCCGCGCGGACGTGGACAACTTCCTCGACCTCGAGGGTCGCCCCCGCTTCATCGGCGAGGAGATCGTTCAGAAGGACGAGACCGACGGCGACACGACGGGGCTGTACAAGCACTCGGCGTTCCTCGTCCGCCAGGAAGGGATGAGCCACGAGGAGTTCGTCGACCACTGGCAGAACGAGCATACCCCGATCGCCCGCGACATCGAGGGCGTCGTCCGCTACGCGACCGTTCTCCCCGCCGACCCCGAGAACGCGGAGTTCGACGGCATCGCGGAACTCTATTTCGAGGAACTCGAGGCACTCTACGACGCCCTCGGGAGCGAGGATTCGCGCGACTACGATCCCGACCGCGGAAAGGCGAAGGAGGCCCGCGAGGACGTGGACAACTTCCTCGCCATCGAGGAACGCCCGCGATTCATCGGCCAGGAGACGCTGCAGGTCGACCGGACGGACGGAGACTGA
- a CDS encoding MFS transporter → MARVGAVLSRSSLAGLARYDALVLTALIWFLAKFLRYAFPPLFDAFQASYGVSNAVLGTAFTGFMLVYAAMQFPSGVLADRIGAVTVIVGGVVLASAGALVLVVDSPFVVLVGAMLVMGAGTGAHKTVAVRLLSRAYPERTGRALGFLDTLGTYAGVVAPTAVVLAAGLSLAVPGWRLLFLVAGAVGLVLGALFLVRVPKRLPGAARGVDSSSGDFRTDASSSPSDPGLRRYASLFRDRRFTAFVLATICFSFTYNGLVAFAPLYLTNEAGLESATANLLYGALFAVSVVQLASGELSDRVGTLPVIVAALALATAATVAFVALTGTGSALALGIALVGIGLGSHGFRPVRGAYLVQTIPDSIAGGSLGVVRTLLMGAGAVAPAVVGVLSETAGFRPAFWLLAGTVAVATLVCAGLLATE, encoded by the coding sequence ATGGCTCGAGTCGGGGCGGTGCTGTCGCGATCCTCGCTGGCGGGGCTCGCCCGCTACGACGCACTCGTCCTGACCGCCCTGATCTGGTTTCTCGCGAAGTTCCTCCGGTACGCCTTCCCGCCTCTGTTCGACGCCTTCCAGGCGAGCTACGGGGTCTCGAACGCCGTCCTCGGCACCGCGTTCACCGGCTTCATGCTCGTCTACGCCGCCATGCAGTTCCCCTCGGGCGTGCTCGCCGACCGAATCGGCGCTGTGACGGTGATCGTCGGCGGCGTCGTCCTCGCTTCTGCCGGGGCGCTCGTCCTGGTCGTCGACTCCCCCTTCGTCGTGCTCGTGGGCGCGATGCTCGTCATGGGGGCCGGAACCGGCGCGCACAAGACCGTCGCCGTCCGCCTGCTGTCGCGGGCCTACCCGGAGCGGACGGGTCGCGCGCTGGGCTTTCTCGACACGCTCGGCACCTACGCGGGCGTCGTGGCCCCGACCGCGGTCGTCCTCGCCGCGGGGCTGTCCCTCGCGGTCCCCGGCTGGCGACTCCTCTTTCTCGTCGCCGGCGCGGTCGGACTCGTCCTGGGGGCGCTCTTTCTCGTTCGGGTGCCGAAGCGGTTGCCGGGGGCTGCTCGAGGCGTCGACTCGAGTTCCGGCGATTTTCGAACGGACGCCTCGAGTTCACCGTCTGACCCCGGCCTCCGCCGATACGCGAGCCTGTTTCGCGACCGTCGATTCACCGCGTTCGTCCTCGCGACGATCTGTTTCTCGTTCACCTACAACGGCCTCGTCGCGTTCGCCCCGCTGTACCTGACGAACGAGGCCGGCCTTGAGTCGGCTACGGCGAACCTCCTCTACGGCGCCCTGTTCGCCGTCAGCGTCGTTCAGCTCGCGAGCGGCGAACTCAGCGACCGGGTCGGCACGCTGCCGGTAATCGTCGCCGCGCTGGCGCTGGCCACGGCTGCCACGGTCGCGTTCGTTGCGCTCACGGGAACCGGATCCGCGCTCGCGCTGGGTATTGCGCTCGTCGGGATCGGCCTGGGATCCCACGGCTTTCGGCCCGTCCGCGGGGCCTACCTCGTACAGACGATTCCCGACTCGATCGCCGGCGGCAGCCTCGGCGTCGTCCGAACGTTGCTAATGGGCGCGGGTGCGGTCGCCCCTGCCGTCGTCGGCGTCCTCTCTGAAACCGCTGGTTTCCGACCGGCGTTCTGGCTCCTCGCGGGGACCGTCGCCGTCGCGACGCTCGTCTGCGCTGGTCTGCTCGCGACCGAGTGA
- a CDS encoding flagellin codes for MARTALVHLVLFIAVVSVATLAVGVLVTESGLYADALEDESERERAVLETELTIVNDPESGATYDGNGTTTIYVKNVGGKTLEPDDLEVVLDGEYVTAPETRVVDGDRWREGTVLEVTIDRPLERGDHRVAVSLDEARETLEFAHRVVFWLDSQPPATCSADECVVNTSEETLTLTMGTDPLEEGVDVTYSLNDSANENVTFERTTGTTDSNGENATVLDFSPLANETDVSESVLVTVDAGWDTQTLVVRIESER; via the coding sequence ATGGCTCGCACCGCCCTCGTCCACCTCGTCCTCTTCATCGCGGTCGTGAGCGTCGCCACCCTCGCCGTCGGCGTGCTCGTCACCGAATCCGGGCTCTACGCGGACGCCCTCGAAGACGAGAGCGAACGCGAGCGCGCCGTCCTGGAGACCGAACTGACGATCGTCAACGATCCCGAATCGGGCGCGACTTACGACGGGAACGGAACGACCACGATCTACGTCAAGAACGTCGGCGGGAAGACCCTCGAGCCCGACGACCTCGAGGTCGTCCTCGACGGCGAGTACGTCACCGCACCGGAAACCAGGGTCGTCGACGGCGACCGCTGGCGCGAGGGGACGGTCCTCGAAGTGACGATCGACCGTCCGCTCGAGCGTGGCGATCACCGCGTCGCCGTCTCCCTCGACGAGGCGCGGGAAACGCTCGAGTTCGCCCACCGCGTCGTCTTCTGGCTCGACAGCCAGCCGCCAGCGACGTGTTCGGCCGACGAGTGCGTCGTCAACACCAGCGAGGAGACCCTGACGCTGACGATGGGAACCGATCCCCTCGAGGAAGGCGTCGACGTGACCTACTCGCTGAACGACTCCGCGAACGAAAACGTCACGTTCGAACGCACCACGGGGACGACGGACTCGAATGGCGAGAACGCCACCGTACTCGACTTTAGCCCGCTGGCCAACGAGACCGACGTCTCCGAATCGGTGCTGGTGACCGTCGACGCGGGCTGGGATACGCAGACGTTGGTCGTCCGGATCGAGTCCGAGAGGTGA
- a CDS encoding amino acid-binding protein, with protein sequence MFDEIMEKFEGSPSQQAVIRLLLERGFSVNDEGRVVSGGIEIPNTGIAREIDVDRRVVDSTTDVILEDPELRRIFQNISQVPSLMDLAPVLDLTVLSVEVADAEQEGIVASVTGILADHGISIRQTISEDPEFTDEPRLHLVTDEDLPGEVITDIRALSFVRSIELQ encoded by the coding sequence ATGTTCGACGAGATCATGGAGAAATTCGAGGGATCGCCGAGCCAGCAGGCGGTCATCCGCCTCCTCCTGGAGCGGGGCTTCTCGGTCAACGACGAGGGCCGGGTCGTCTCGGGCGGAATCGAGATCCCCAACACGGGTATCGCTCGCGAAATCGACGTCGACCGGCGCGTCGTCGACTCGACGACGGACGTCATCCTGGAGGACCCCGAGTTGCGACGGATCTTCCAGAACATCTCGCAGGTGCCGAGCCTGATGGATCTGGCACCCGTCCTCGACCTGACGGTGCTCTCCGTCGAGGTCGCCGACGCCGAACAGGAAGGCATCGTCGCCTCGGTGACGGGGATTTTGGCCGACCACGGCATCTCGATACGCCAGACGATCAGCGAGGACCCGGAGTTCACCGACGAACCCCGCCTCCACCTCGTCACCGACGAGGACCTGCCGGGCGAGGTCATCACCGACATCCGCGCGCTGTCGTTCGTGCGTTCGATCGAGTTGCAGTAG
- a CDS encoding uracil-DNA glycosylase — translation MSDTTPPTDADPAFPTERHVLEADCARCPHLVDHRECISWGTGPLEASVLVVGEAPGRGNPEAERWRGGNWTGMAYTSRHSGRRIRELLEAVGYGDDAFYTNAVKCFPADPDDPTTNREPTAEERSACRGHLLTELERVDPTVILATGKHATTTVLAFEEDSLDGFLETVLEPRWCDRLEAWLLPILHPSYQDVWLGRLGYDPEEYRADLRTQLDALVDG, via the coding sequence GTGTCCGACACGACGCCGCCGACCGACGCCGATCCCGCGTTCCCGACCGAACGACACGTCCTCGAGGCCGACTGCGCGCGCTGCCCTCACCTCGTCGACCACCGCGAGTGTATCTCCTGGGGGACCGGCCCGCTCGAGGCCTCGGTGCTCGTCGTCGGCGAGGCTCCCGGCCGGGGCAACCCGGAGGCCGAGCGCTGGCGCGGCGGCAACTGGACCGGCATGGCCTACACCTCGCGACACTCCGGCCGACGCATTCGCGAACTGCTCGAGGCGGTGGGCTACGGCGACGACGCCTTCTACACGAACGCGGTGAAGTGCTTTCCCGCGGACCCCGACGACCCGACGACGAATCGCGAACCGACCGCCGAGGAACGGTCGGCCTGCCGGGGGCACCTGCTGACCGAACTCGAGCGAGTCGACCCCACCGTGATCCTCGCGACGGGCAAGCACGCGACGACGACGGTGCTGGCGTTCGAGGAGGACTCGCTCGACGGCTTTCTGGAGACGGTACTCGAGCCCAGGTGGTGTGATCGCCTGGAAGCGTGGCTGTTGCCGATCCTGCACCCTTCCTACCAGGACGTCTGGCTCGGCCGACTGGGATACGACCCCGAGGAGTACCGCGCGGACCTGCGGACGCAACTCGATGCGCTGGTCGACGGCTGA
- a CDS encoding heme-binding protein, which produces MDRRRPPQTEEGWYVLHDFRSVDWDAWRNAPERRRARALEEGIDYLSSATSLTDVDAEEGGSAVFSVIGHEADFMVLHLRPTIADLDALERRFEGTALAEFTEHTDSYLSVTEVSGYMSEEYFEEDGEADSGIARYIESRLEPEIPDAEYVSFYPMDKRRDAEWNWYDLSFDERAEYMSGHGDIGRKYAGRVTQIISGSVGLDDHEWGVTLFADDPADIKGLLYEMRFDPSSSRFGEFGRFRFGRRFAPENLRALLSGERVSQEVDEGDGHSHGHGHDHGSSRGHHGHGGDDKSSGHHGDSSGHDHAHGSDDGDDSNVRDELEDLGVYAGKPHGEDVHAVVLYSAADVDDLFEEVQGLRANFDHYDSHVKTAVYDAEGDGGDENEAAVVSLWETERAANTAAGFLGDLPEIVRQAGDEGDSWGTMGMFYAVEPDHRGDFVGTFEEVGDALADMDGHRKTTLLANLEDENDMFIASRWDAREDAMAFFRSDAFAETVEWGRDILTERPRHVFLA; this is translated from the coding sequence ATGGACCGACGCAGACCGCCACAGACCGAGGAAGGCTGGTACGTGCTGCACGACTTCCGGTCGGTCGACTGGGACGCCTGGCGAAACGCCCCGGAACGCCGACGCGCACGCGCACTCGAGGAGGGCATCGACTACCTCTCGAGTGCGACGTCCCTGACCGACGTCGACGCCGAGGAGGGCGGCTCGGCCGTCTTCTCCGTAATCGGCCACGAGGCCGACTTCATGGTACTTCACCTCCGGCCGACGATCGCCGACCTCGACGCCCTCGAGCGACGGTTCGAGGGGACGGCTCTGGCCGAGTTCACCGAGCACACCGACTCCTATCTCTCCGTCACGGAGGTCTCGGGCTACATGTCCGAGGAGTACTTCGAGGAGGACGGGGAGGCAGACTCCGGCATCGCCCGCTACATCGAGTCCCGCCTCGAGCCCGAGATTCCCGACGCCGAGTACGTCTCGTTTTACCCGATGGACAAGCGCCGCGACGCCGAGTGGAACTGGTACGACCTGTCGTTCGACGAGCGCGCGGAGTACATGTCCGGCCACGGCGACATCGGTCGGAAGTACGCCGGTCGCGTCACCCAGATCATCTCCGGGAGCGTCGGCCTCGACGATCACGAGTGGGGCGTGACGCTGTTCGCGGACGACCCGGCCGACATCAAGGGACTGCTCTACGAGATGCGGTTCGACCCCTCGAGTTCGCGCTTCGGGGAGTTCGGCCGGTTCCGCTTCGGGCGACGTTTCGCCCCCGAGAACCTGAGGGCGCTCCTGTCAGGCGAGCGAGTGTCGCAGGAAGTGGACGAGGGAGACGGGCACAGTCACGGACATGGACACGACCACGGCTCGAGCCGCGGTCACCACGGCCACGGTGGCGACGATAAATCGAGCGGCCACCACGGCGACTCGAGCGGCCACGATCACGCACACGGGAGCGACGACGGAGACGACAGCAACGTCCGTGACGAACTCGAGGACCTCGGCGTCTACGCCGGGAAACCCCACGGCGAGGACGTCCACGCAGTGGTGCTCTACTCGGCCGCCGACGTCGACGACCTCTTCGAGGAAGTTCAGGGCCTCCGGGCGAACTTCGATCACTACGACAGTCACGTCAAGACGGCCGTCTACGACGCCGAAGGCGACGGCGGCGACGAGAATGAGGCCGCCGTCGTCAGCCTCTGGGAGACCGAACGCGCCGCGAACACGGCTGCCGGCTTCCTCGGGGACCTCCCCGAAATCGTCCGACAGGCGGGCGACGAGGGCGACTCCTGGGGGACGATGGGGATGTTCTACGCCGTCGAGCCTGATCACCGCGGGGACTTCGTCGGGACCTTCGAGGAAGTCGGCGACGCCCTCGCGGACATGGACGGTCACCGGAAGACTACTCTACTGGCGAATCTCGAGGACGAGAACGACATGTTCATCGCTAGCCGCTGGGACGCCCGCGAGGACGCGATGGCGTTCTTCCGCAGCGATGCGTTCGCCGAGACCGTCGAGTGGGGCCGCGATATCTTGACCGAGCGGCCGCGCCACGTGTTCCTGGCCTGA
- a CDS encoding peptidoglycan recognition protein family protein, whose amino-acid sequence MRSNGCKQANTPESGRPLGRRRGIARGDQTSALAAEEPGDRWVAADSSNYSWADRGVNDINWIVVHTTVGSYSGAISWFQNPDANVSAHYVIRNSDGHTTKMVDESNVAWHASGFNSSAIGIEHEWTESQGYISDTMYQQSAALIDYLADTYDIPRNYYTSMSAPCNASGGIIEHRHAPTNSYCSSSNATACPGPDWSGSRLMDFVGDGGGGGDGKFEMDQTVYTTANLNAREQPGTDSTIVATMPEGSAGRIMNGPESADGYTWWGLHFEADNIWGWCAEPWLEV is encoded by the coding sequence GTGAGATCGAATGGATGCAAACAGGCGAACACTCCTGAAAGCGGCCGGCCTCTCGGTCGGCGGCGCGGCATCGCTCGCGGCGACCAGACGTCGGCACTCGCGGCCGAGGAGCCGGGCGATCGCTGGGTCGCGGCCGACTCGAGCAACTACTCGTGGGCGGACCGCGGCGTGAACGACATCAACTGGATCGTCGTGCACACGACGGTCGGGTCGTACTCGGGCGCGATCAGCTGGTTCCAGAACCCGGACGCGAACGTCTCTGCCCACTACGTGATCCGCAACTCGGACGGGCACACGACGAAGATGGTCGACGAGTCGAACGTCGCCTGGCACGCCAGCGGCTTCAACTCGAGCGCGATCGGCATCGAACACGAGTGGACCGAATCACAGGGGTACATTTCGGACACGATGTACCAGCAGTCGGCGGCCCTCATCGACTACCTGGCGGACACCTACGACATCCCGAGAAACTACTACACGTCGATGTCGGCGCCGTGTAACGCCAGCGGTGGCATCATCGAACACCGCCACGCGCCGACCAATAGCTACTGCTCGAGTTCGAACGCGACGGCCTGTCCAGGACCCGACTGGTCGGGGTCGCGACTGATGGACTTCGTGGGCGACGGCGGCGGCGGTGGTGACGGAAAATTCGAGATGGACCAGACCGTCTACACCACGGCCAACCTCAACGCTCGCGAACAGCCCGGCACCGACTCGACCATCGTCGCGACGATGCCCGAGGGGTCCGCCGGCCGGATCATGAATGGGCCCGAATCCGCCGACGGCTACACCTGGTGGGGGCTGCACTTCGAGGCGGACAACATCTGGGGCTGGTGTGCCGAGCCGTGGCTCGAGGTCTGA
- a CDS encoding DUF7093 family protein, with protein MALRCSLLGHDFGETEVDREREERGSEVVVTVTEYQRCQRCGEKTVTSENTEVTALGPDVARSPGESTSDQPPSPGTDDAAGAGLEDGESTEEVATSAGDLSDTAEVEVEAEVEAGTADETTDEDGDGDANEDDGLEIPTDENGDPITDDAEILTEPDTDDGDREHGEWPESDDVGPPVGSEAEPTAWPEEEGADGDGNDSSVESNGIETTFVEEDVGASANAGANTSETETENDATRDEPITDDAVFVDADPEPSPQQSESYTGIASAQTAPDPSKATTQGGANTEFFCPQCSFIAPGDRGSLRAGDICPECRKGYLGERKR; from the coding sequence ATGGCCCTTCGATGTTCGCTGCTCGGGCACGACTTCGGCGAGACCGAGGTCGACCGCGAGCGCGAAGAACGGGGAAGCGAGGTCGTCGTCACCGTGACCGAGTACCAGCGGTGTCAGCGCTGTGGCGAGAAGACCGTCACCAGCGAGAACACCGAGGTGACCGCACTCGGTCCCGACGTCGCACGTTCCCCAGGCGAATCTACATCCGACCAGCCCCCGTCTCCCGGAACCGACGATGCAGCCGGCGCCGGTCTCGAGGACGGTGAATCGACCGAGGAAGTGGCAACGAGCGCGGGGGATCTCAGCGATACGGCCGAAGTCGAAGTTGAAGCCGAAGTCGAAGCCGGAACTGCAGACGAGACGACGGACGAGGACGGGGACGGAGACGCAAACGAAGACGACGGCCTCGAGATCCCCACCGACGAAAACGGCGACCCGATCACCGACGACGCCGAAATTCTAACCGAACCCGACACCGACGACGGCGACCGGGAACACGGCGAGTGGCCCGAGTCGGACGACGTCGGCCCACCGGTCGGTTCGGAGGCCGAACCGACCGCCTGGCCCGAGGAGGAAGGCGCCGACGGGGACGGGAACGACTCGTCAGTCGAGTCGAACGGTATCGAGACGACGTTCGTCGAGGAGGACGTGGGTGCGAGCGCGAACGCAGGCGCGAACACAAGCGAAACCGAGACCGAGAACGATGCCACTCGGGACGAACCGATCACCGACGACGCGGTGTTCGTCGACGCCGACCCGGAACCGTCGCCCCAGCAGTCGGAGTCCTACACCGGCATCGCCAGCGCACAGACCGCGCCCGACCCGAGCAAAGCCACGACACAGGGTGGCGCCAACACCGAGTTCTTCTGTCCGCAGTGTTCGTTCATCGCCCCCGGCGACCGCGGCTCCCTTCGCGCGGGCGACATCTGCCCCGAGTGTCGCAAGGGCTACCTCGGCGAGCGTAAGCGGTAA
- a CDS encoding DUF6432 family protein — MRAKREFRDRSTTEVAVLDALVDRTENGMTVFELRAEVAVSIDDLEEALATLKDDGLIVIDNQTSRTVIKPDERVVPDENDLDEEDSLLERLRERFSL, encoded by the coding sequence ATGAGAGCGAAACGGGAGTTCCGGGACCGGTCAACGACGGAGGTCGCCGTGCTCGACGCGCTCGTCGACCGCACCGAGAACGGGATGACGGTCTTCGAACTTCGAGCCGAGGTCGCCGTCAGCATCGACGACCTCGAGGAGGCGCTCGCGACGCTCAAGGACGACGGGCTCATCGTGATCGACAACCAGACGAGTCGGACGGTCATCAAACCGGACGAGCGCGTCGTTCCCGACGAGAACGACCTCGATGAGGAGGACTCCCTGCTCGAGCGGCTGCGCGAGCGTTTTTCGTTATAG
- a CDS encoding NOG1 family protein produces the protein MIFEDLPTTPTSEELIDKAFSRASRAGRAQKGLDAQQSMLQTAANILSDNLENVVTSWPDFEYDVHPFYEELADAIVDVDRLRQSLSEVMWASRKTREIHQEYQPKLRKTDVDTARKYRKQAFARLADIVEQVDDELRYINDSRNDLRDLPEINPEEPTIVVAGYPNVGKSSFVNAVTNARGETAAYPFTTRGIGLGHFTSDHIRHQIVDTPGLLDRPPQERNEIESQAVSALEHLGDCVLVFVDASEECGYPLADQLELRDAIADQFADLPVFTVCNKADRSRDVEADFYMSVETGENVDAVLEAAVDAIGYEPKLPSRDR, from the coding sequence ATGATTTTCGAAGACCTTCCGACCACGCCCACGTCGGAAGAGCTGATCGACAAGGCGTTCTCCCGGGCTTCACGGGCCGGTCGGGCCCAGAAGGGGCTCGACGCCCAGCAGTCGATGCTCCAGACGGCGGCGAACATCCTCTCGGACAACCTCGAGAACGTCGTCACCTCCTGGCCGGACTTCGAGTACGACGTCCACCCGTTCTACGAGGAGCTGGCCGACGCTATCGTTGACGTCGACCGCCTTCGCCAGAGCCTCTCGGAGGTGATGTGGGCCAGCCGAAAGACCCGCGAGATCCACCAGGAGTACCAGCCGAAGCTGCGCAAGACGGACGTCGACACGGCCAGGAAGTACCGCAAGCAAGCGTTCGCCCGCCTGGCGGACATCGTCGAGCAGGTCGACGACGAACTGCGCTACATCAACGACTCGCGCAACGACCTGCGGGACCTGCCCGAGATCAACCCCGAGGAGCCAACCATCGTCGTCGCCGGCTACCCCAACGTCGGCAAGTCCTCGTTCGTCAACGCCGTCACCAACGCTCGCGGCGAGACCGCCGCCTACCCGTTCACGACGCGGGGGATCGGCCTGGGTCACTTCACCAGCGATCACATCCGCCATCAGATCGTCGACACGCCGGGGCTGCTCGACCGGCCGCCACAGGAGCGAAACGAGATCGAGTCCCAGGCCGTCAGCGCCCTCGAGCACCTCGGCGACTGCGTCCTCGTCTTCGTCGACGCCAGCGAAGAGTGTGGCTACCCGCTCGCGGACCAACTCGAGTTGCGCGACGCCATCGCCGACCAGTTCGCGGACCTGCCGGTGTTCACGGTCTGTAACAAGGCCGACCGCTCACGCGACGTCGAGGCCGACTTCTACATGAGTGTCGAGACCGGCGAGAACGTCGACGCGGTGCTCGAGGCCGCCGTCGACGCTATCGGATACGAACCGAAGTTGCCGTCTCGAGATCGCTGA